The following DNA comes from Neoarius graeffei isolate fNeoGra1 chromosome 25, fNeoGra1.pri, whole genome shotgun sequence.
aagctagctagtcagtgaaactccacctgacatgaagaagaaacctttattcgtcacatgcacacttcaggggcggcacggtggtgtagtggttagcgctgtcgcctcacagcaagaaggtcctgggtttgagccccgtggccggcgagggcctttctgtgcggagtttgcatgttctccccgtgtccgcgtgggtttcctccgggtgctccggtttcccccacagtccaaagacatgcaggttaggttaactggcggctctaaattgaccgtaggtgtgaatgtgagtgtgaatggttgtctgtgtctatgtgtcagccctgtgatgacctggcgacttgtccagggtgtaccccgcctttcgcccgtagtcagctgggatgggctccagcttgcctgcgaccctgtagaaggataaagcggctagagataacccggaggaaacccacgcagacatggggaggacatacaaactccacacagaaaggccctcaccgaccgctgggttcaaacccagaaccttcttgctatgaggcaaccgtgctaatcactacaccactgtgctgcccatgctagcaaactcttttcaaactcaaaatcatactgggtttctaacgctactagaaaagaaagatttctacattttatttatttggcaagaatatgctaaaacatatttctgaaatgggcagcacggtggtgtcgtggttagcactgttgcctcacagcaagaaggtcctggattcgagcccagcgaccggtgagggcctttctgtgtggagtttgcatgtcctccccatgtctgcgtgggtttcctccgggtgctccggtttcccccaaaggcatgcaggttaggctaatcggtggctccaaattgaccatgagtgtgaatggttgtctgtgtcagccctgcgatgacctggcgacttgtccagggtgtaccccgcttctcgcccatagtcagctggggtaggctccagcttgcccgcgaccctgtagaacaggataagtggctacagatgatggatggatatttctgaaaggacttcagataagttaacgttattcatgttagcgtaactctgtttgtttttacatgctaactaacactgTCCAAGTTAACCAGCTGcgcgttaacgttagccgtggacaaggctacgacaacttggcgggcaaatccagagaaagtcatttgactaaccagactgcacagctattgcaacattatcgctagctctaaaagcacagacaactttgctgcaagctttctcttggaataaaacatttacagacctcaatatgcttctgcaggttggacagtaagtttttgtaggccgtgatatggttcattttaggcaaacaaagcaaacatttaaaaagaaattaatctttaatcctttcagaaactgaaacatgggtactAGGTATGGCCCTGGGTGTGTACATTCCCCAGAAGCGCCTCCttacattctgccatcaactatctgccatcattgaacttgattttatccagtctatggacatgacgtgaccctcgtgattactgatgggctgtctcagtgtcacctgcgaaaaaaccaatcacgttttagaaaagaaaagaaaaaaacatccactttcaaagctgcttcatagtaaagagtaatgaggacattgatagaaatgtagtggagtaaaaagtacgatatttgtctttcaaatgtagtgaagttaaagtcataagtttccaaaaataataatcctcaagtaaagtacagatactcaaaaagtgtactaaagtaaatgtacttcgttactgtccacctctgtatatTGTCGAATTGTATGTGGCATCAAATCATTTTTCACTTCACCTGAGCATCAATCCCTTTTTCACTTGTTGAACATGGGGTCATTCCTATGTTCCCGGGGTCCTATGTAGCACATAACAGAAACCTGAAAAAGATGCCCCCGGGGTCATTCCTATATTCCCAGGGTTCTCCGTTAGCCAGCTCTAAATAGCACATAATGGGAATATAATGGTGGGGGATCAGTTTGGGGTTAGAatctggcacggtggtgttgtggttagaagaaggttctgggttcgagcccagtggccgacggggggcctttctgtgtggagtttgcatgttctccccgtgtctgcatgagtttcctccggatgctccggtttcccccacagtccaaagacatgcgattaggttaacatggggtggccttgggcgtcacggtggtgtagtggttagcactgtcgcctcacaccaagaaggtcctgggttcgagcccagcggccaatgagggcctttctgtgtggagtgcatgctctccccatgtccgcatgggtttcctctgggtgctccggtttcccccaaaccaaaggcatgcaagttaggctaattggtggctctaaaattgaccgtaggtgtgaatgtgacagccctgtgatgacctggcgacttgtccagggtgtaccctgcctctcacccatactcagctgggttaggctccagcttgcctgagaccctgtaggacagaataagcagctacatggatggatggatggatggatggatggatggatggatggatggatggagtggccttgggctaaactgcccttgagcaaggtacctaatccctaactgctccccgggcactgtagtatggctgcccactgctctgggtgtgtgtgtgtgtgtgtgtgttcactgcttcagatggattaaatgcaaaggatgaatttcactgtgcttgagtgtgcatgtgacaaataaaggtttcttcttcgaaCATAGAACCCTAAGAACATAGGAAACACTCCTGCTGAACAtaacattccagatttagtctctCCTTTGCTGTTACTCTGGGAAAGTTTTCCAGTCAATTTTGGAATAAGGCTGTGTGTATTTGtgacttctttcggctgctcccattaggggtcaccacagcagatctcatctcatctcatctcattatctctagccgctttatccttctacagggtcgcaggcaagctggagcctatcccagctgactacgggcgaaaggcggggtacaccctggacaagtcgccaggtcatcacagggctgacacatagacacagacaaccattcacactcacattcacacctacggtcaatttagagtcaccggttaacctaacctgcatgtctttggactgtgggggaaaccggagcacccggaggaaacccacgcggacacggggagaacatgcaaactccacacagaagggccctcgccggccccggggctcgaacccaggaccttcttgctgtgaggcgacagcgctaaccactacaccaccgtgccgcccccacagcagatctgttctgcatatttgatttggcatagttttTATACCGGATGCCCTTGCTGATGCAATCCTCCCAAGTCTATCTGGgtgtgggaccagcactaagtatgcactggcttgtgcaaccccagtggctgggtatttcatctaatctacatgtctttgaactgcgggggaaactggaacacccggaggaaaacccatgcagaaaattccacacagaaaggccctcgttggccatgaggttcaaacgcggaaccttcttgctgtgaggcaaccgtgctaaccactgcaccaccatgccaccctattttTCTCCAAGAGTATTGGACAAGAATGCTTGGCATGAACAAAggtgatttctgaggacctcagaaaaagtgttgttgatactcatcaggcctgAAAAGTCTACAACACCATCAAAGACTTGATACGAAATGTGAACAACGTATTCGGGTATTCGGGTATTGTTTTGGCCGACTGTTTAATAGAGCAATCGAATCGAATTGATGACTATTTTGTACACAAAATTTAGTCAGTGCATTATTtttacagcattttttttctctcaagcCAGACACAATGATAAAGGAACAATGATCATAATGAAGCGATGATCAAACAAGCTTTTAAGCCAAGCCGATCCTGACAAGAGCATTTACAGAAATCAAGGATGATACGACTGAAAAAGTGGTTTTGGTCAAATAGAAGTACAACCCTCTAGTGGTAAAAAATGTGTGTATCAGAGACACAAAGAGTCCTTCAGAAGCACTGAAGGTCAAGTGGATGTTGCTGCACTGATAACCTTATTTTCTCTCATTTTCAGTCCAGGTAATTAGCGTGTTTTAACCACGTCGTTAGATCCGATTAGCTACCCATTATACGCAAGTGTTCAGAGTTACACATGCATAAAATACAAAAAGACATCTCATGCATTGAAGTGATGGTTACTTATGGCTGTTAGTTACATTATGCACCTGTATTTGTTGCTAGGAGGTGTTCATTTACGTTACACCTTAAACACTACGTTGACCATGGACAATagattaattttattattcattGTGCCAAGACACATGGTCATATTGCACGAATGACGAACAGATTTAAAGAGTTACCTTGTCACTGAAATATCCATTGAAGGTGTCACATTAGCTGGACTGCATTATTGATCATCGTTCATCTCAAGTGGCTCTCACACACCTCTTCATAAGAACCGCTTACATATTTGCACACGCAGCTGTGACTAAAAAAAGCTCACGGCCTGGCAGCCTCGTACTTGGCTGTAGGGTGTTGCTATGGACAGTTACCATGACGATGCATCAGGAACTGGATGGGTTGGAAGAGTAGGAGAAAGtcgaagtgtgtgtttgtgtgatgtGACGTACTGGTTTTCTTTTATCTTTGATCTACACTCACTTAGCAGAAAGTGACCTGCTTCTCAAACCCACCAGGAGAAGAGAAACAAGGCAGGAATGTTCCAGAGGTTGGTAGTGAGTGAGGCCTGTAATCCCAGATTACTGTCTCCTCCTCATCTATGGGATTAGTGAAGGCACCAGGGTGTAAAAACACACATTCCCTTCCCTCTACATCGACATTTACGTCGCTCTTCACTTTCTTTTCAAATTTAATAGGAATTAATTAATATATATtaaagagtttttttttcttcatcacgTCCCAAAAGACACAAAAGTGTCCTTTGATATTTTTGGAATATTTACAATTTGGAGTTATGGCTTTGCTGAAATCGGGCTGGCTCTGGCGGCAGTGTGAGTAACCGGTTCATTCTTCAAATAACAATACagagtgtttttattttattttattttatgcacAAGACACCAAAATAGGGACTGTAAGCATTTAAATTAATTCTTGAGATGAATGACTTGGATGTGCACAAAGATTACAGAAACAACTGGGTGTTTAATCATCTCCTGCAAAGtgttgccatatggcaacaaTTAATTTATCTCATTTTTCTAAGAGGCAGTACCATAAAACCTATGGTTTAGTATTTATTTGTCAAAAAAGAGGTCCTTTCTTTTGCTATATGAAACATAACTGGCAGGTTACATGACCAGGAAATCCTGGTAGCACTTCCCTTTTCAGCAGATGCTTGACGCCGTCAAAGTCATCATTTGACAAGGCCTGTAAAATTTAGAAGTATTGTTCAGTATTTCAACAAAAGttcatcaagaaaaaaaaattaaaacactaCCTATGGTAAGTAAACGTTTCATTTCGATCATGAAAGCAAGTTTCAATGTCATGAGTCATTTGTAAAAATGATAAAACGTAATTGTTTCCATATGGCAACAATATGCAAATATGTCCATTCAACTGATTGGAATGTAATAGGTTTATATAAAAATAGGATACTCGAAGAATATATTGACAACTTCTTTTAATAATTGTGCGAAGTtaaaaaaacatcattcatatttgtgttaaaataattaaaaatggcgatgttaaatgtaaaaaaataaaatagttcAACACATTTACAGTGGCGTATTAAGGAGAGACTTTTGATCCAAACTGAATTGTGGAAACATCCAATCCAAGGACAGTGTAAATATTTTCACAGGAGTGTTTGTAGGGCTGTGCAGCAGGTAGACAGCGATAACAGGGATAAAGAGGCTATTAATAGGGAATGACTAAACACAGAGCTGTAGACGTGTTGGTAGATAGAGGCTTTGGTGTTATATAACAGAACGTGTGTTACGTATGTTCGCTCCAATGGTGTAGAACATGAACTGCTTTAAAAGGTCGGTCCATTGCACCAGTTGTGTAAGTACAGTACAGTACGATAAAAGACTTGGATTGAacattttttggaaggagtctcccgcTCCAAAGATAAAGCTGCTCCTTtaggttttccaccacaggaaagtcttcacaaCTAACAGGACAAGCTGCGTTTATTTATTACCTTCACCTGTTTTAATGTAAGTGATAAAAGGAACTCATTTGTTCTGTGGATACAACATAAGTTGTTAGAGAAACTAACCGCTCCACCAGAATGACTTTCTGGTTATCATTGGATAACGGTCAACTTCAGGGTAGTAACATTAACTACGCTTCACATTGGATCACGTCACACCACTTcaccgttgattattttcctataacaacacACCATATAGTGTCTTCTCCCTTACTTAAAAAGCAGAGGTGCACAGATTCAACATACGGCATGAATCTTTAACTCTAGACACTTCTTCTCTTCATTAAGACTCGAGCAAAACATTTTATTGATTCTCTGCCATAGAAACTGCATCCATTATCAGCATCAACCTCCAAGTGCTTGTTGCAAAACATTATTCTTTTAACTGACATCAGTGTTCTGAGTCATTCGAGGTGAATGAACcactgaaatcgaaatgtaaatcTGCCGTAAAGCATCCATCCTCAGGCGCTGGAAGCTGAACTGGTGTGACCTGTGGATAGACGGAAGCCTGATGTTTTATAAAACAGACTCAAGGAAGGACTACGAGACGAGAGTGAGTCTGAAGAGTACATGCGTAAACGTGAAGGCCGGCCTGGAGTGTGCAGGTGAGGCAAGGTCAAGACTCAAATAATGATCAGATACTGAGATTTTCTGATCATTATTAACAATAATTTAAATACTGTTGACCAGAACTGCGTATTAGTCTATTTATGCATTAAATTTACTTCAATCTCTTGGAAAAATTCAGTGCATATGATTGAATTCCATATTCCAGAGTGAATCTTAACGATTGTTACCtcgaccaactttgttggaggaggttatgttttcgcctccgtttgtttgtatgttctcaacgtaactcaaaaagtagtgaacggattttgatgaaatttggtggaaaggtgggccatgggccatggaacaatgccttagattttgatgcaaatctagatatgtatgcggatccaggattttcttGTCTGTtttcaacgtaactcaaaaagtactgaacagattttgattaaatttggaggaaaggtgatccatgggccaaggaacaattgattagattttgatgcaaatctggatatgtacatAGTAAACGTCTGGATATtctgatatgtggcttggtggaggtatgcactctaccgagtgcccttcagaTTATTTTTGTTGTGCAAATAGTTTCAAATCTGCATGAGTTTGagcattttaaaataaaaacccttCATTCAAATATAATTGTGACTTCTTACATTTAATTAAGTAAGATTTTAACACAAAGGCTAATTTATAATTTTTTGTTAATCCCTTAAAGATGAGACTTGGTCCATGCCTAGAGTTTTACCAGATTTTGTTCCAGGCGTGTCTCCACCGGAGAGCCACCCACGGGAGAATCTGTTGGTGTTGTACCTGAAGGACGGCTCCACCATGTCCCTGTGTGCTGACAGTGAGGATGAGGCTCTGTGAGTGCTCTTATCTACATCTTCACTCCTTACTCATTTGTGATTATCTCATCAAACTGATTGTttctctgttttgttttgttttttctcgtCAGGGCTTGGAAGCTGACAATCATGGAAGCAAAGCAAAGCCCTGTAAGTTGCACACACCTTTTCgacagacgcgcagcttgtgaacaggcaaggcaggcaactgcttggggccccctgagagtcggggcccgagggcttatttattttgttttttattgtttttattgttctttaccattgtattttcacatttggaagttaaaaaactttggtttcatacatttttcattggtgtcagattatttataacatattggtgatgaacactggtcagaagggccccctggaaatttttgcttggggccacaacaggctCTAGAATTGCCTCTGCTTTTCAATGTATTCTCTGAGAGACTAAACTTAATATGAACTGTAAgtttgtttactgaaacatatacaGCATTTTTTTTGCTTCAGTTATGGCGAAAATACTTCATTTTTGAAAATGATCAAACTCTAAGTAAGCAATAGATCTGAGTAAATTGAGAAATGTTGGTACCAGAACCTCAGATCTTTATTCCTCTAATTATACAATCAAGTGCAAATATATGCGCCTCCATAGGCATGCTCGGTTCTATGGTACAATTTCTTTCCTAAAAATATAATTCAAAAAGTTACAATTAAATGTGGGTTTATCCTTGATAAAGGCAAATTCACACAAGTTATTAATAAAAATTTATTAAGAGCCCTTTTAGGATTTGAATGATTGttagttagggcggcacggtggtgtagtggttagcgctgtcacctgacagcaagaaggtccgggttcgagccccgtggccagcgagggcctttctgtgcggagtttgcatgttctccccgtgtccgcgtgggtttcctccgggtgctccggtttcccccacagtccaaagacatgcaggttaggttaactggtgactctaaattgactgtaggtgtgaatgtgagtgtgaatggttgtctgtgtctatgtgtcagccctgtgatgacctggcgacttgtccagggtgtaccccgcctttcgcccgtagtcagctgggataggctccagcttgcctgcgaccctgtagaacaggataaagcggctagagataatgagagattttTAGTTAATTTGATAAAGCACACATTTAGGTCTTTATTGgaacatccatccgtccatccatcatctgtagccgcttatcctgtcctacagggtcgcaggcaagctggagcctatcccagctgactacgggcgaaaggcggggtacaccctggacaagtcgccaggtcatcacagggctgacacagagacaaac
Coding sequences within:
- the plekhb1 gene encoding pleckstrin homology domain-containing family B member 1 isoform X2 — translated: MDSYHDDASGTGWVGRVGESRSVSSILRRWKLNWCDLWIDGSLMFYKTDSRKDYETRVSLKSTCVNVKAGLECAGVSPPESHPRENLLVLYLKDGSTMSLCADSEDEALAWKLTIMEAKQSPFYSYDPYNDTYQSVPVNGHNAVYIAPGNGSGGTHHVWVHRERCNDWIGEQIALGLLAGMAAGTVLRSFLWMPLWYC
- the plekhb1 gene encoding pleckstrin homology domain-containing family B member 1 isoform X1, encoding MFYKTDSRKDYETRVSLKSTCVNVKAGLECADETWSMPRVLPDFVPGVSPPESHPRENLLVLYLKDGSTMSLCADSEDEALAWKLTIMEAKQSPFYSYDPYNDTYQSVPVNGHNAVYIAPGNGSGGTHHVWVHRERCNDWIGEQIALGLLAGMAAGTVLRSFLWMPLWYC